In one Geoglobus acetivorans genomic region, the following are encoded:
- a CDS encoding enoyl-CoA hydratase/isomerase family protein: MNSKKFERIKLDYVGDIAILTLNRPEKLNALDSKTRMELKEALDEVEGRAKVLVITGSGKAFAAGADINELLQRTSLDCMEAAKLGSELFNRIEELDIPVIAAINGYALGGGCELAMACDIRIASRKAKFGQPEINLALIPGAGGTQRLPRLVGMGMAKKLILTGEIIDAETAHRLGLVEEVVEEDGLMERAMEIAEKIAEKSPIAVKFAKKAINSAKSMSLADGLKYELTLFSMLFSTNDAREGMKAFLEKRKPEFRGN, from the coding sequence TTGAACTCGAAAAAATTCGAAAGGATAAAGCTGGATTATGTTGGGGATATTGCCATTCTGACGCTGAACAGACCTGAAAAGCTCAATGCGCTCGACTCCAAAACCAGGATGGAGCTGAAGGAGGCTCTGGATGAGGTTGAGGGAAGGGCGAAGGTTCTGGTCATAACAGGCTCTGGAAAGGCGTTCGCTGCAGGTGCTGACATAAATGAGCTTCTCCAGAGAACATCGCTTGACTGCATGGAGGCAGCTAAACTCGGGAGTGAGCTATTCAACCGGATTGAGGAACTGGACATACCTGTCATTGCGGCAATCAACGGTTACGCTCTTGGTGGAGGATGCGAGCTTGCCATGGCTTGCGACATAAGGATTGCAAGCAGAAAGGCGAAGTTCGGGCAACCCGAGATAAACCTTGCCCTGATTCCCGGTGCCGGTGGAACACAGAGACTGCCCAGGCTCGTCGGCATGGGAATGGCAAAAAAGCTGATTCTAACGGGGGAGATAATTGACGCCGAAACCGCTCACAGGCTGGGCCTCGTGGAGGAGGTTGTTGAGGAGGACGGGCTGATGGAAAGGGCTATGGAAATTGCAGAAAAGATAGCCGAAAAATCCCCTATTGCAGTAAAATTTGCCAAAAAAGCGATAAATTCTGCAAAATCTATGAGCCTTGCAGATGGCTTGAAGTACGAACTCACCCTCTTCTCTATGCTCTTCTCCACAAACGATGCCAGGGAAGGTATGAAGGCATTTCTTGAGAAGAGGAAACCCGAATTCAGGGGGAATTGA
- a CDS encoding enoyl-CoA hydratase-related protein produces MTEYKEIIYDKEWYDHTALIAINRPHEHNSYTLTTLREMVSAIEDAMWDDNVQFIVLSGVGDKAFCTGGNVHEYAEEYTKKSSDFWKWGEIYGRVFDMIMHCGKPVIARVNGITAGGGFEFVAACDLAIASENARFISPGPRVGMTSIGGLSQWLPLHMGIKRTAEIVMLSSEIDAKTAYEWGVVNEVVPLEKLDEKVKEYIDRMLDLSASSLWYFKVHLNWWRDLIWRLTWEHGKAWFSLNIGSVEPSEGLWAFKEKRKPRMREIRKKIGEGMDPRYPYGPLMKKCEKCGAEFLPDNSKFCLACGAKLK; encoded by the coding sequence ATGACCGAATATAAGGAGATAATTTACGACAAGGAGTGGTATGACCACACAGCTCTGATAGCCATAAACCGCCCCCATGAGCACAACTCCTACACCCTCACAACACTGAGGGAAATGGTGTCGGCAATAGAGGATGCCATGTGGGATGACAATGTGCAGTTCATTGTCCTGTCGGGTGTCGGAGACAAGGCTTTCTGCACAGGAGGAAACGTCCACGAGTACGCTGAGGAGTACACCAAAAAATCGTCTGACTTCTGGAAGTGGGGCGAGATTTACGGCAGGGTTTTTGACATGATAATGCACTGCGGAAAACCCGTAATTGCAAGGGTGAACGGGATCACGGCAGGAGGTGGCTTCGAGTTCGTCGCTGCCTGCGACCTCGCCATAGCAAGTGAAAACGCCAGGTTCATCTCTCCCGGTCCACGAGTTGGCATGACCTCAATCGGTGGCCTATCCCAGTGGCTGCCTCTCCACATGGGTATCAAGAGAACGGCAGAGATAGTTATGCTGAGCAGCGAGATTGATGCCAAGACGGCATACGAGTGGGGAGTTGTCAACGAGGTCGTGCCGCTCGAAAAACTGGATGAGAAGGTCAAGGAATACATCGACAGGATGCTTGACCTCTCCGCCTCAAGTCTCTGGTACTTCAAGGTTCACCTGAACTGGTGGAGAGACCTGATCTGGAGGCTTACGTGGGAGCATGGCAAGGCCTGGTTCTCGCTGAACATAGGCAGTGTTGAGCCATCAGAGGGACTCTGGGCATTCAAGGAGAAGAGGAAACCGAGAATGAGGGAGATCAGAAAGAAGATCGGAGAAGGAATGGATCCCAGGTATCCATACGGCCCGCTGATGAAAAAATGTGAAAAGTGCGGTGCAGAGTTTCTGCCCGACAATTCGAAATTCTGCCTTGCCTGTGGGGCGAAACTCAAGTAA
- a CDS encoding thiolase domain-containing protein translates to MSAGRRVGIIGAGCSKFGIRDDVTLQELAFEAVSEALNDASLTKDDIEMSVVGIAGTRSYELMPAVPVNEYCGFAGKGPVRVEAACATGSAAVYTAYSSIASGMVDVAIAVGVEKMSEVDTPTSLAVGGRSGSYLWEFHQYGTTFPGYYAMHASAHMAEYGTTEEQMALVAVKNHRNAVHNEKAMFRKEISLEKALSSRYVAYPLRLFDCSAITDGSSAVVLASEEKIRELGIDNAVWIEGVGFSSDTANMTRRDGYTTLRATMRAGEMAYRMAGIDDPVRQLDVAAVHDCFTIAEIMAYEDLRFCRKGEGGRFVESGDSDFGGKLPVNTFGGLKAKGHPLGATGVAMFYEIVKQLRGEAGKLQVDLKNYRGLTHNIGGTGHFGWVFVLGV, encoded by the coding sequence ATGTCTGCTGGAAGAAGAGTTGGAATTATCGGAGCTGGATGTTCAAAATTCGGTATCAGGGATGATGTAACACTTCAGGAGCTGGCTTTTGAGGCCGTGAGCGAGGCTCTGAATGATGCTTCTCTTACTAAGGATGATATTGAAATGAGTGTTGTGGGCATTGCCGGGACGAGGAGCTATGAGCTGATGCCCGCCGTTCCTGTAAACGAATACTGCGGTTTTGCAGGAAAGGGCCCGGTGAGGGTTGAGGCTGCTTGTGCAACGGGAAGTGCAGCCGTTTACACGGCTTACTCAAGCATAGCATCCGGTATGGTTGATGTCGCAATAGCTGTGGGAGTGGAAAAGATGAGTGAGGTGGATACACCAACCTCTCTCGCCGTTGGTGGCAGGAGCGGGAGCTACCTGTGGGAGTTCCACCAGTACGGAACCACGTTTCCGGGCTATTACGCGATGCACGCTTCCGCCCACATGGCCGAGTATGGAACGACGGAAGAGCAGATGGCCCTTGTTGCGGTAAAAAATCACAGAAATGCCGTTCACAATGAAAAGGCCATGTTCAGGAAGGAGATATCGCTTGAAAAAGCTTTAAGCTCGAGATACGTGGCATATCCCCTCAGGCTCTTTGACTGCAGTGCGATTACTGACGGCTCTTCGGCGGTGGTTCTGGCAAGTGAGGAGAAAATCAGGGAGCTTGGAATTGACAACGCCGTATGGATTGAGGGTGTGGGTTTCAGCAGCGATACCGCCAACATGACCCGGAGGGATGGTTACACCACGCTCAGAGCCACGATGAGGGCAGGTGAGATGGCATACAGAATGGCCGGGATTGATGACCCGGTCAGACAGCTTGATGTCGCTGCGGTTCATGACTGCTTCACCATTGCGGAGATCATGGCATACGAGGACCTGAGATTCTGCAGGAAGGGTGAAGGCGGGAGGTTTGTTGAGAGCGGCGATTCAGATTTCGGCGGAAAGCTTCCGGTTAACACATTCGGGGGGCTTAAGGCAAAGGGCCATCCTCTTGGAGCCACTGGCGTTGCGATGTTTTACGAGATCGTGAAACAGCTTAGGGGCGAGGCAGGAAAGCTGCAGGTGGATTTGAAGAACTACAGGGGCCTGACCCACAACATCGGTGGCACCGGGCATTTCGGCTGGGTGTTCGTGCTGGGGGTGTGA
- a CDS encoding 2-hydroxyacyl-CoA dehydratase subunit D, translated as MAYWNPIGYKTLYRELFRKHLERQSRLAEKNRPVGWFFSFHPSELIYVFDVIPAFPEQYSAYCAARGSSSDLIDSAISHGYSHFICDYFKTTLGMILEPEKATKPLMPRPDFIVGTRALCVAHHEMADVFARYYGVPRYVINYPYWTSDSLKNLDEVTKEAEWAEELYVEYTIDRLKDLMSFMESVAGPYDEDKFREVFAISEKTSQLLIDTLDLMMSTPTPASQRELGDFVFIAFFVLGSDYAYEFMKKAHEMMKERVKKREGVSDEKHRLLTFGIMPWHTLSLYEYCERNGANFPVNLYVNASVHRVDASKPLESMVRRSMHVTNSGYEMLDSVVRTAKKADIDGALLLENTGCRITSMIVRPLAKVLQEELGISSLILEAPQCDPRLMPLERAKNLIDAYLESIS; from the coding sequence ATGGCATATTGGAATCCCATCGGTTATAAAACCCTTTACAGGGAGCTTTTCAGGAAGCATCTCGAAAGGCAGAGCAGGCTGGCAGAGAAGAACAGACCTGTGGGGTGGTTCTTCTCCTTCCATCCTTCAGAGCTCATATACGTTTTCGACGTAATTCCAGCATTCCCCGAACAGTACTCAGCATACTGTGCCGCCAGAGGCAGCTCATCAGACCTGATAGACTCGGCAATATCTCATGGATACAGCCACTTCATATGCGACTACTTCAAGACGACCCTCGGCATGATTCTCGAGCCGGAAAAGGCGACAAAACCCCTGATGCCGAGACCGGACTTCATTGTGGGGACAAGGGCTTTATGTGTAGCGCACCACGAGATGGCAGACGTTTTTGCAAGGTATTACGGCGTGCCGAGGTACGTGATCAACTACCCGTACTGGACGTCAGATTCCCTGAAAAACCTCGACGAGGTCACAAAGGAGGCAGAATGGGCCGAGGAACTTTACGTGGAATACACGATCGACAGGCTAAAGGATCTCATGAGCTTCATGGAGTCAGTTGCGGGCCCTTATGATGAGGACAAGTTCAGAGAGGTTTTTGCAATTTCGGAGAAAACATCCCAACTGCTCATCGATACACTGGACCTGATGATGTCCACACCCACTCCAGCGAGTCAGAGAGAGCTTGGAGACTTCGTTTTCATTGCGTTTTTCGTTCTCGGAAGCGATTATGCTTATGAGTTCATGAAGAAGGCTCACGAAATGATGAAAGAAAGGGTGAAAAAACGTGAAGGAGTCTCGGACGAGAAACACAGACTTTTAACTTTCGGAATAATGCCCTGGCACACACTCTCGCTGTACGAATACTGTGAGAGAAATGGCGCCAATTTCCCGGTAAACCTGTACGTGAACGCATCCGTCCACAGAGTCGATGCTTCAAAACCCCTTGAGAGCATGGTGAGAAGGTCGATGCACGTAACCAACTCGGGCTACGAGATGCTCGACAGCGTTGTGAGGACAGCTAAGAAAGCAGACATTGACGGTGCGCTCCTCCTGGAAAACACGGGATGCAGGATAACGTCCATGATCGTCAGACCTCTTGCAAAGGTTCTGCAGGAAGAACTCGGCATAAGCAGTCTCATCCTCGAGGCCCCCCAGTGCGATCCAAGGCTGATGCCACTCGAAAGGGCCAAAAACCTTATTGATGCCTATCTTGAGTCAATATCGTAG
- a CDS encoding Zn-ribbon domain-containing OB-fold protein encodes MGDDKFTIESRQFVIRHRIPATKTERYWKGMEEGKIYATVCRNCGKAFSPPQADCNACYTSDMEWVEVKGEGVVEALTRIHSIPQGFEFKGEPYTIAVARFGAFRVMGWFEGSGGLRVGEKVRARTGRDETGVWKVYFEKVG; translated from the coding sequence ATGGGCGATGATAAGTTCACAATCGAAAGCAGACAGTTCGTTATCAGACACAGGATTCCGGCCACAAAAACCGAAAGGTACTGGAAGGGGATGGAGGAGGGAAAAATCTATGCCACCGTCTGCAGAAACTGTGGTAAGGCTTTCTCACCACCCCAGGCCGACTGCAATGCATGCTACACCTCCGACATGGAATGGGTTGAGGTTAAAGGAGAAGGGGTCGTGGAGGCGTTAACTCGGATTCACAGCATTCCCCAGGGCTTTGAGTTCAAGGGTGAACCCTACACGATTGCCGTTGCAAGGTTCGGGGCTTTCAGGGTAATGGGGTGGTTTGAGGGGTCTGGAGGACTTAGGGTTGGAGAGAAAGTAAGGGCGAGAACCGGCAGGGATGAAACAGGAGTCTGGAAAGTTTATTTTGAGAAGGTAGGGTGA
- a CDS encoding MaoC family dehydratase — protein sequence MENLYFEDFEVGMEFETAGRTVTEADIVNFAAISGDWNPIHTDKEFAKNTVFGERIAHGLLTLAIASGLITRMRLVEKTIVAYYGIEKLRFTKPVFIGDTIKATLKVVDREEREKYGIVTFEVSVIKQTGDVVLTYISKSAIKKKGE from the coding sequence ATGGAGAACCTTTATTTTGAGGACTTTGAAGTGGGAATGGAATTTGAAACAGCAGGCAGAACGGTGACTGAGGCAGATATAGTCAACTTTGCAGCAATATCCGGGGACTGGAACCCCATTCATACCGATAAGGAATTTGCAAAGAACACTGTTTTCGGGGAGAGGATAGCCCACGGTCTTTTAACTCTCGCAATAGCGAGCGGTCTGATAACGAGAATGAGGCTCGTGGAAAAGACGATCGTGGCATACTACGGGATTGAAAAGCTGAGATTCACAAAACCCGTATTCATAGGTGATACGATAAAGGCAACTCTGAAGGTTGTTGACAGAGAGGAGAGGGAGAAATACGGCATTGTAACGTTCGAGGTCAGCGTCATCAAGCAGACCGGAGATGTGGTTCTCACCTACATCTCGAAATCGGCAATCAAAAAGAAGGGGGAGTAA
- a CDS encoding 2Fe-2S iron-sulfur cluster-binding protein: protein MMGEIRIRIDGREVSCESGKYLIEVALENGIYIPNLCHHPDVSPATLSEGVERVFRGGEVIEGKAGHYDGCGICVVEVNGKLVKSCEYVPQGGEEVVTDSDSLREERQRKLAEILASHPHVCITCEYRHGCDRIQCSFGNPVEERCCDLFPVCELRHLAEYVGVADHTPKYVFKDLPVVEEKLYRWNWNYCVNCTRCVRACQEIREAGALSFTVIDGGVLVGRTAESDTLSGCRFCGVCVEVCPTGTVRDLKGRQKNRWRESISAKMLAPLHEAIPLSEENVESVPEKAGVFRLFNESMEIVYIKGTENLKEELMNELGRAAFFDYVEDEMYTMKESEMIQEYLQKHGKMPPMNDEEDDLFDI from the coding sequence ATGATGGGAGAGATACGCATAAGGATTGATGGCAGAGAAGTATCATGCGAGTCCGGGAAATATCTCATTGAAGTAGCACTCGAAAATGGCATTTATATTCCAAATCTGTGCCACCATCCCGACGTTTCGCCCGCCACTCTTTCAGAAGGCGTTGAAAGGGTTTTCAGAGGTGGTGAGGTTATCGAGGGTAAAGCAGGGCATTACGACGGCTGCGGGATCTGCGTTGTTGAGGTCAACGGGAAACTTGTTAAGTCATGCGAATACGTCCCTCAGGGCGGAGAGGAAGTGGTGACCGACAGCGATTCTCTCAGGGAGGAAAGGCAGAGAAAACTTGCTGAAATTCTTGCCAGTCATCCACACGTCTGCATAACCTGCGAGTACAGGCACGGCTGCGACAGGATTCAGTGCAGCTTCGGGAACCCGGTTGAGGAGAGGTGCTGCGATCTCTTTCCCGTCTGCGAGCTGAGACACCTCGCCGAGTACGTGGGGGTGGCAGACCACACGCCAAAATACGTTTTCAAAGACCTGCCGGTTGTGGAGGAAAAGCTTTACCGGTGGAACTGGAACTACTGTGTGAACTGCACCAGGTGTGTTAGGGCCTGTCAGGAAATCAGGGAAGCCGGGGCTTTGAGCTTTACGGTCATTGATGGCGGTGTTCTTGTGGGCAGAACTGCTGAGAGCGATACTCTGTCAGGGTGCAGGTTCTGTGGGGTGTGTGTTGAGGTATGCCCCACCGGCACCGTCAGGGATCTGAAGGGCAGGCAGAAGAACAGATGGAGGGAATCCATTTCGGCCAAAATGCTTGCACCCCTGCATGAGGCGATCCCGCTGAGTGAAGAAAACGTTGAAAGCGTTCCGGAAAAGGCCGGAGTTTTCAGGCTTTTCAACGAGTCGATGGAGATTGTTTACATAAAGGGAACTGAGAACCTGAAAGAGGAGCTTATGAACGAGCTTGGCAGGGCTGCATTTTTCGATTATGTTGAGGATGAGATGTACACGATGAAGGAGAGCGAGATGATTCAGGAATACCTTCAGAAACACGGGAAAATGCCACCCATGAATGATGAGGAAGATGACCTCTTCGACATCTGA
- a CDS encoding long-chain-fatty-acid--CoA ligase yields MNDQIWKKWYPYIGWPEDIEEPDTTPPHALESVSEEFRDKDAIIYYGNRIKYGEFFDHVCRFAGGLSEYLERGDRISFFMPNCPQFNIGYFGAISNGMIAVHTNVMYTERELEYQLNHSGARAIVTLDILYDRVRAVLDRTGLEYVILTSLRDFISPSARRFIPMLHEQEIREKENVLYFNDLLKHSPKRPEKDLKPEDVASLTYTGGTTGRAKGAVYTHRNLMIDAKIFSACLDIRRGEDVFSGLMPMFHGNGIWTSNMNVFMNGGTVVLFPYFDAGEFISAIETYGITQIHCVPTHLVAIVNHPYSKTADFSSVRVISVGSAPVPVELLKEVKALMPNATVIEQWGLTEAAIIGTSNPVHGVIKVGSAGLPVPTVEMRIMDPGTDNPLPPGEENIGEIVLRSKKIIREYWNDPEKTREAIKDGWLYTGDMGYMDEDGYIYIVDRKKDMIIAGGFNIYPSEVEEVLYMHPKVKECAVIGVPDKYRGETVKAFIVLKEGETATEEEIVEFARKHLASYKVPRIIEFRDELPKSPVGKILRRILREEERKKFEGS; encoded by the coding sequence ATGAACGATCAGATCTGGAAAAAGTGGTATCCATACATAGGATGGCCGGAGGACATTGAAGAACCGGACACCACTCCTCCACATGCGCTTGAAAGCGTTTCAGAGGAATTCAGAGACAAGGATGCCATCATATATTACGGGAACAGGATCAAGTATGGTGAGTTTTTTGACCATGTCTGCAGGTTTGCAGGCGGATTGAGTGAGTATCTGGAACGAGGAGACAGAATTTCATTTTTCATGCCGAACTGTCCCCAGTTCAACATAGGGTACTTCGGTGCAATAAGCAACGGAATGATAGCTGTCCACACGAACGTGATGTACACTGAAAGAGAGCTTGAATACCAGCTCAATCACTCAGGAGCCAGAGCCATAGTAACCCTCGACATCCTTTACGATAGAGTCAGAGCTGTTCTCGACAGAACCGGGCTCGAGTACGTGATCCTGACAAGTCTGAGAGATTTCATATCTCCATCAGCAAGAAGGTTTATCCCGATGCTCCACGAACAGGAGATCAGGGAAAAGGAGAACGTTCTCTACTTCAACGATCTGCTCAAACACTCTCCAAAGAGGCCTGAAAAGGACCTAAAACCCGAGGATGTTGCCTCACTGACATACACGGGCGGGACAACCGGGAGAGCGAAGGGTGCAGTTTACACACACCGCAACCTGATGATCGATGCAAAGATATTCTCTGCCTGTTTGGACATAAGAAGGGGTGAAGACGTTTTTTCCGGACTGATGCCGATGTTTCACGGAAACGGGATATGGACATCCAACATGAACGTCTTCATGAATGGCGGCACCGTTGTTCTGTTCCCCTACTTCGACGCCGGAGAATTCATCAGTGCAATTGAAACCTACGGCATAACCCAGATTCACTGCGTGCCGACCCATCTTGTCGCCATTGTGAACCATCCATACTCGAAGACCGCAGACTTCTCGTCTGTAAGGGTTATAAGCGTTGGTTCTGCTCCCGTACCAGTTGAGCTTCTGAAGGAGGTCAAGGCGCTCATGCCAAACGCAACCGTGATAGAGCAGTGGGGGCTGACCGAGGCTGCAATAATAGGCACGAGCAACCCCGTTCACGGTGTAATAAAGGTGGGCAGTGCGGGACTGCCAGTTCCAACTGTCGAGATGAGAATAATGGACCCCGGCACTGACAACCCGCTCCCACCCGGTGAAGAAAACATTGGCGAGATTGTTCTCAGGAGCAAGAAAATAATCAGGGAGTACTGGAATGATCCCGAAAAAACGAGGGAGGCCATAAAGGACGGCTGGCTCTACACAGGCGATATGGGCTACATGGACGAGGACGGTTACATATACATAGTGGACAGGAAGAAGGACATGATAATCGCCGGAGGGTTCAACATCTATCCGTCAGAGGTTGAAGAGGTTCTCTACATGCACCCAAAGGTCAAGGAGTGTGCCGTTATCGGAGTGCCTGACAAGTACAGGGGTGAGACTGTAAAGGCATTCATTGTTCTCAAGGAAGGCGAAACCGCAACAGAGGAGGAAATCGTGGAATTTGCAAGAAAGCACCTGGCAAGCTACAAGGTTCCGAGAATCATAGAATTCAGAGACGAACTTCCAAAGTCTCCGGTGGGCAAGATCCTCAGGAGAATCCTGAGAGAGGAAGAGAGAAAGAAATTCGAGGGTAGCTGA
- a CDS encoding acyl-CoA dehydratase activase, whose amino-acid sequence MALYFAGIDIGSLAIKVCVVDGDGNIAAYHIAKTEAKLSESGKRAYLDCLRKAGLDEGDVLFRVATGYGRNLASQHFADEKVTEITCHATGAKKIFDSVRTVIDIGGQDSKVIGLSGEGKVVRFTMNDKCAAGTGKFLEVMAERLGVSLNEMSEMHFRSRKKITITSVCTVFAESEVISLLAQGEEAEDIVAGLHESIAKRIYGLVKQVGIVEDVVMTGGVAKNRGVVSAIEQELGVRVLVPEEPQVVGAYGAALIARDKFKKFKK is encoded by the coding sequence ATGGCTCTGTACTTTGCCGGAATAGACATTGGATCGCTGGCAATCAAGGTTTGCGTTGTCGATGGGGATGGAAATATTGCGGCATATCACATTGCAAAAACAGAGGCGAAGCTATCAGAAAGCGGCAAAAGAGCATACCTCGACTGTCTCAGAAAGGCGGGGCTTGATGAAGGAGACGTGCTGTTCAGGGTCGCTACAGGATACGGCAGGAACCTGGCATCCCAGCACTTTGCAGATGAAAAGGTTACGGAGATAACCTGCCACGCAACGGGTGCAAAAAAGATTTTCGACAGTGTGAGGACTGTAATCGACATAGGAGGTCAGGACAGCAAGGTAATCGGGCTGTCAGGAGAGGGAAAGGTCGTCAGGTTCACGATGAACGACAAGTGTGCTGCCGGGACAGGAAAGTTTCTCGAGGTGATGGCGGAAAGGCTGGGGGTGTCTCTGAACGAGATGAGCGAGATGCACTTCAGAAGCAGAAAAAAGATCACCATAACCAGCGTGTGCACGGTTTTTGCCGAAAGTGAGGTGATATCGCTGCTCGCACAGGGAGAAGAGGCCGAGGACATTGTGGCAGGACTTCATGAGTCCATAGCCAAGAGGATATACGGCCTCGTAAAGCAGGTTGGTATTGTCGAGGATGTTGTGATGACCGGTGGTGTGGCAAAGAACAGGGGTGTCGTGAGTGCAATAGAGCAGGAGCTGGGCGTGAGAGTACTCGTGCCAGAAGAACCCCAGGTAGTGGGAGCCTACGGGGCCGCACTGATTGCACGGGACAAATTCAAAAAGTTTAAAAAATAA
- a CDS encoding 3-hydroxyacyl-CoA dehydrogenase family protein — MKIDTVGVVGFGLMGTQITQFFAQKGFEVVALDVSRDALERGLAEIRDGRFGLKRLVERGKLSEDVMDAVLERIKTTTDYGELKNAQLIIEAVFESIELKKQVLGKIAEVAEDAIIGSNTSSISITRLSGAVKQPERFLGIHFFNPAQIQKLVELVRGMLTDRDLMEDIRAWFAELGKVPIMVNDSPGFATTRLGLTLAREALLMVQEGVATPQDIDIGMMLGYGYPMGPLETGDLVGWDTRLRILESLFEMTKDPKWAPPKLLVQLVDAGYTGDPGVKKDSRGGIYEYFGQERPTELLKRLGVRK, encoded by the coding sequence ATGAAGATTGATACGGTTGGTGTTGTTGGTTTTGGACTGATGGGAACGCAAATCACACAGTTTTTCGCCCAGAAGGGTTTTGAGGTTGTTGCTCTGGATGTGAGCCGGGATGCTCTGGAGAGGGGGCTTGCAGAGATCAGGGATGGAAGGTTCGGTCTCAAAAGGCTTGTTGAAAGGGGAAAGCTCAGCGAGGATGTGATGGACGCAGTTCTTGAGAGGATTAAAACCACCACAGATTATGGTGAATTGAAGAATGCTCAGCTCATAATAGAGGCTGTCTTCGAGAGCATAGAACTCAAGAAACAGGTCCTCGGGAAAATAGCAGAGGTGGCAGAGGATGCGATCATAGGCTCCAACACCTCCTCAATAAGCATAACCAGACTTTCCGGGGCTGTCAAACAACCGGAAAGATTTCTTGGAATACATTTCTTCAATCCTGCCCAGATTCAGAAGCTCGTGGAGCTTGTAAGAGGTATGCTGACCGACCGGGACCTGATGGAGGATATCAGGGCGTGGTTTGCTGAGCTTGGAAAGGTCCCGATCATGGTTAACGACTCTCCTGGATTTGCCACAACCCGGCTTGGCCTGACTCTTGCCAGGGAGGCGCTGCTGATGGTGCAGGAAGGAGTAGCAACACCACAGGACATAGACATCGGAATGATGCTTGGCTATGGATACCCGATGGGACCTCTCGAAACGGGGGACCTTGTGGGATGGGACACGAGGTTGAGAATACTTGAATCGCTCTTCGAGATGACCAAGGATCCGAAATGGGCGCCTCCGAAGCTTCTCGTGCAGCTTGTCGATGCGGGCTATACCGGAGACCCGGGGGTGAAAAAAGATAGCAGGGGAGGGATATACGAGTACTTCGGTCAGGAAAGGCCAACCGAACTTTTAAAAAGGCTCGGAGTAAGAAAATAG
- a CDS encoding 2-hydroxyacyl-CoA dehydratase, protein MISLSDSVDELFARMKNAVDNRAKIKEYREKGMKVIGTLCNNVPEEIIHSAKAVPVRVFGNYGSTPNASSVMPQWTCYYARNVMEAGLRGETDYLDGIASTTSDDTKIHLFSLYRFYLKPEFSYMVQYPFSRDEKSRKFFIKELERFSSFLSKFTGSETDAATLKKSIEVYNAFRKICMKLERLRSEDEVKISASEWMLIMLSSMHMLKEDFNRIAEELYRLLSEREGNGDYILRVHVSGTDFYSSELLEILENHGIAVVSDDFCTSTGYHHGIINRANLEGIADRYLQSTACVMTSASNELSVHERAKFIRDRIKASRAEAVIVFKDRGCEVCGHQCPAIIDELDLPVLTIDLDFPLSKAQIEGRIEAFVESHGR, encoded by the coding sequence GTGATATCGTTGAGCGACAGCGTTGACGAACTGTTCGCCCGGATGAAAAACGCCGTCGATAACAGGGCGAAAATAAAGGAGTACAGAGAAAAGGGAATGAAGGTGATAGGAACGCTCTGCAATAATGTCCCGGAAGAAATAATCCACTCAGCCAAAGCCGTACCGGTGAGAGTATTCGGAAACTACGGAAGCACACCCAATGCCAGCTCCGTCATGCCCCAGTGGACGTGCTATTACGCAAGAAACGTTATGGAGGCTGGACTGAGGGGTGAAACTGACTATCTGGACGGGATTGCAAGCACAACTTCCGACGACACCAAAATACATCTTTTCTCGCTCTACCGTTTTTACTTAAAACCGGAGTTCTCCTACATGGTTCAGTATCCGTTCAGCAGAGATGAGAAATCGAGAAAATTCTTCATCAAAGAGCTTGAACGGTTTTCGAGTTTTCTTTCAAAGTTTACGGGTTCCGAGACAGATGCTGCAACACTGAAAAAGTCCATAGAGGTGTATAACGCCTTTAGAAAGATTTGCATGAAACTGGAGAGGTTGAGGAGCGAGGATGAAGTAAAGATAAGCGCTTCGGAGTGGATGCTGATCATGCTGTCATCCATGCACATGCTTAAGGAGGATTTCAACAGAATTGCAGAAGAGCTTTACAGACTTCTTTCTGAAAGAGAGGGAAACGGTGACTACATCCTGAGGGTTCACGTTTCCGGTACGGACTTTTACAGCTCCGAGCTTCTGGAAATTCTTGAAAACCACGGAATTGCCGTGGTCTCTGACGACTTCTGCACCTCCACGGGATACCACCACGGAATCATAAACAGAGCAAATCTTGAGGGGATTGCAGACAGATACCTCCAGTCAACTGCATGCGTGATGACCTCGGCATCCAACGAGCTTTCAGTGCATGAAAGGGCAAAATTCATCAGAGACAGGATAAAGGCCAGCAGGGCTGAAGCTGTAATCGTTTTCAAAGACAGGGGCTGTGAGGTTTGCGGACATCAGTGTCCGGCCATTATCGACGAGCTCGACCTGCCGGTTTTAACGATAGACCTTGACTTTCCGCTTTCGAAGGCCCAAATTGAGGGCAGGATTGAGGCGTTTGTTGAATCCCACGGGAGATGA